The Methanococcoides methylutens genome has a window encoding:
- the msrA gene encoding peptide-methionine (S)-S-oxide reductase MsrA: protein MELFEKLRNEGYEVATFAAGSFWIAEDIFRRVQGVVGTAVGYMGGKLDYPTYEEVSVGDTGHVEVVQIVYDPKVVHYEKLLELFWELHNPTVPDEKGEKTPGQYGSVIFYHNDEQKSLATLSKRDIEISGKFKKDIITEIRPAARFFRAKEYHQQYFEKTASGGEIIK, encoded by the coding sequence ATGGAGCTTTTTGAGAAGCTAAGGAACGAAGGATATGAGGTAGCCACATTTGCTGCGGGGAGTTTCTGGATAGCAGAAGATATTTTTCGCAGGGTTCAGGGTGTTGTAGGGACTGCAGTAGGCTACATGGGAGGAAAACTTGATTATCCCACCTATGAAGAAGTAAGTGTGGGAGATACCGGACACGTCGAGGTTGTCCAGATCGTTTATGATCCGAAGGTTGTACATTATGAAAAGCTTCTGGAATTATTCTGGGAACTGCATAACCCAACGGTTCCCGATGAGAAAGGAGAAAAAACACCAGGTCAATATGGTTCAGTTATTTTTTATCATAACGATGAGCAGAAGTCCCTTGCAACACTTTCAAAAAGAGATATAGAAATATCCGGGAAATTCAAGAAGGATATAATCACCGAGATACGTCCTGCTGCAAGATTTTTTAGGGCAAAGGAATACCACCAGCAATATTTCGAAAAAACTGCCTCAGGAGGAGAGATCATAAAATGA
- a CDS encoding HsdM family class I SAM-dependent methyltransferase, whose protein sequence is MSISTTIKTIQDIMRKDAGVDGDAQRISQLVWMLFLKIYDDREEEYEAMEDNYVSPLPERLRWRNWAKNAEGITGEELLDFVNNDLFKTLKDLSFTENSDPRGFVVRDVFEDSYNYMKNGTLIRQMANKINDIDFNASNDRHLFGDVYEKILKDLQSAGNAGEFYTPRAVTEFMVQMVNPKIGEKLLDPACGTGGFLTSSIEHLREKVNTVEDEEALQNSIHGVEKKPLPHLLCITNMLLHGIENPAQIQRDNSLARPLRDYKSSDKVDVIITNPPFGGTEEDGIETGFPTNYQTRETADLFLVLITHLLRDNGRGAIVLPDGTLFGEGVKTRIKEKLLKECNLHTIVRLPNGVFSPYTGIKTNLLFFTKGEPTKEIWYYEHPYPDGYKSYSKTKPMRIQEFEPEKAWWNNREETELAWKVTIDEIKANNYNLDIKNPHEEAIDHGDPEELLEDYKALLSEISETRNALKAELMAALEGKNA, encoded by the coding sequence ATGTCAATTAGCACTACTATCAAGACTATACAGGATATTATGCGAAAGGACGCTGGTGTGGATGGGGATGCACAGCGTATTAGTCAGCTTGTATGGATGCTTTTCCTGAAGATATACGATGACAGGGAAGAAGAATATGAGGCGATGGAAGACAACTATGTGTCCCCTCTCCCTGAGCGTTTGAGGTGGAGGAACTGGGCAAAGAATGCAGAAGGTATAACCGGTGAAGAACTGCTGGATTTCGTGAACAACGATCTTTTCAAGACCCTGAAAGACCTTTCGTTTACTGAGAACTCAGATCCACGTGGCTTTGTGGTGCGTGATGTTTTCGAAGATTCCTACAACTATATGAAAAACGGCACCCTGATCCGTCAGATGGCTAACAAGATCAATGATATCGATTTTAACGCTTCCAATGATCGCCACCTTTTCGGAGATGTGTATGAGAAGATCCTGAAAGACCTCCAGAGTGCAGGAAATGCCGGCGAGTTCTACACTCCGAGGGCCGTTACCGAGTTCATGGTGCAGATGGTAAACCCGAAAATAGGAGAAAAGCTGCTGGACCCTGCCTGTGGTACCGGCGGTTTCCTGACATCTTCGATTGAGCACCTGCGCGAGAAAGTAAATACCGTTGAGGATGAAGAAGCTCTGCAAAACTCCATTCACGGCGTTGAAAAGAAGCCACTCCCGCACCTGCTCTGCATTACCAATATGCTGTTGCACGGCATCGAGAACCCCGCACAGATCCAGAGGGATAACTCCCTCGCAAGACCCCTGAGGGACTACAAATCATCCGACAAAGTGGACGTTATCATAACCAATCCTCCCTTCGGAGGTACTGAAGAAGACGGAATTGAAACCGGATTCCCAACTAACTATCAGACAAGAGAAACTGCCGACCTTTTCCTCGTCCTTATCACCCACCTGCTAAGGGACAACGGACGCGGTGCGATAGTCCTCCCTGACGGAACATTGTTCGGAGAAGGCGTCAAAACCCGTATAAAAGAGAAGCTGCTCAAGGAGTGCAACCTCCACACCATTGTGCGCCTTCCAAACGGCGTGTTCAGCCCCTACACAGGCATCAAGACCAACCTCCTGTTCTTCACCAAAGGAGAGCCTACAAAAGAGATCTGGTACTACGAACACCCCTACCCAGATGGCTACAAGTCCTACTCCAAGACCAAACCCATGCGAATCCAGGAGTTCGAACCCGAAAAGGCCTGGTGGAACAACCGCGAGGAAACCGAACTTGCCTGGAAGGTCACCATAGACGAGATCAAGGCAAACAACTACAACCTCGACATCAAGAACCCCCACGAAGAAGCCATAGACCACGGCGACCCAGAAGAGCTCCTAGAGGACTACAAAGCCCTCCTATCCGAGATCTCCGAAACCCGCAACGCTCTGAAAGCAGAACTCATG